Part of the Triplophysa dalaica isolate WHDGS20190420 chromosome 23, ASM1584641v1, whole genome shotgun sequence genome is shown below.
TCAAGTTTGGGGCCTTTcgaaaaaaactgttattaaaGAGATATTTCGCTCAAATATAAAACCTAATTTATTTGTCATCGTTTTGTGTAAAAcctgaaagaagatattttgagaaatgtatctgTGGTtttcacacaatggaagtcaatgggttccaATCCTGTTggtttctgcagaagaaataggTCAAACAGGTTAGAAACGAAAgaatattcatttgaattttgTAAACTTTATCGCTTTATACATTTCATTCTAACTAATAGACCATAAATAATGGGAATGTTATTGCTTAGTATAGGCTTAATTATCTATAtataataatgatgataatgagCATAATAATGATATGCAGAGATAAAGATTTACAGAAGATTTACAGCAGCCTGCGTTTACAAAGTCAGGGCGTCCAAAAAATTCCAATTAATTCTTTTCATATGCGGTACAGACATTAGCTAAGATGTCTGTCTGCTGGTGCCAGAAATTAAGAGATCAACTAGATCATCCTGTTCCTTTTTCCCACAATTCAACCAGAACACGCCAagggttgttttgttttagactATCGATGCCAATTGTATTGGCGACGTCGGTGAAGTTAGAGCAGTTTTACCGGTGGAGAAAGAGATGCGGAGTCAGGCCTCGAAAATCAATCCAGCATTgactattttatttcaaaaacttCATGACCGATACCAAAGTCTgttttcacatttgttgatgATATTAAGATGTTTCAATATTCTTAGAGATTAAAAATTCTATGTTGAACTAGAAGGGAATGTATGGATGGTTGGCCAAGTTATGCATTGAAGTTTCACTTTGTTTAAATCCTAAATCAGTAAGCTACCACTACCTAATCTAAACTAGTTTGTCAGTATCATTACCGTAAAATGGTTGCTAGCCCACATGAACATTCCTACCTAAGAGGGGAATGGGTTCAGAATTACAGACAACCTTCTGTTTGGAACAACCCCACCTCAGTCCAGCAGTCTGAAAAAAAACCTACtgctgtgtgtgagagagagaaagagagctgTGGTTTATCCATTCGCTGCAAGGTTATGTAACGTTCCAGAACCTTTGCGTTACTCAGACCAGTAAAGTCTGGGCACTTCAGTTGAATTCCTCCTGAACAAAGAGCATTCAAAATGACTGGAATGAAACAGACTGCACTTTGTGGCATGGTTTCAACAATCCCCCACCCCGAAAAAAAAGAGCAAGGTCTGTTTTTGGTCCAGCGATTCATTGCCAAAGTGAACGGCTATTTGCTTTCTTCCTCTTTGACTTGTTTAGAGTTTGTTCACATGTGCTATTCTTTGCTATCAACTTGTGAAATCCTCATTGGTTGGCAAATCATCTTGAAGTATTTTTATAGAAACTGAGAGTATGTAATAATTCCCAGGGCCATTAAATCGGAACTTGGTGGATCTGTGATAtacttcatttgttttttttagatgacTTCTATCAACCCATTCTATTTACTTCCCTAAAAAGGTTACTGGAAAGTAGAAAAGAAAATCTAACAATAAATAAGAGACTACAAAAGAGAATTTGATATAAAACCTTACTCTACACAGAGAACCACATTAACCCATCTCAAAATTCATATATTATAGTCCTGATCCTTAAGTAATTAACTGAACCAGAAGTGCTCATAAGAtccagatttatttatttttactataaGTGAAACATACAGAAATCATGGAGCTAGATGTAATACTTAAGAACTTTTTGAAGACTATTTCCATACATTTTAAGACCTCATCACCAAAACTGGGTGTAAATGGACATCCCACTATTCACCTACGCAATGATGAAATATAGACAACTTTTCGCATATGACCTCTTTGGACAGATATGAAAAGATGATACAAAATTCAAATCCTTGGAAAATggcattttaaaagttttaatactttttacgGGCCTTCATTTTCTCTAAATGTATTGATcaacttttaaaactttttaagaCCCCGCAGACACCctgtgatagttcaccaaaaaataaattatctgtcataatttcctcaccctcttgtcaattcaaacttgtatgactttctttttattgcagaacgcaaaagaagatattttgaagaatgttgttaactgccACCCATTGGCATTGGTTTTGaatctatacaatagaagtgaatgggtgctgccCCTGTTCGGTTACCatcagtcttcaaaatatcctcaatttatctgcagaagaaaaaagtcataaaggtttgaaatgacaagaggtggAGTAAAGgttgagagaattttcatttttggttgaactgtccttttaaggTAATGTTAACCCATATAACATCCAGTTCACAACTGTTACTGTTTTCCATCTGTAAATAGAAGAAACTAGTTGACTAATTGGTTGTTAAACAGAGGAAGTCTTACCTCCTCTAACAAACGTGAGAGATTTAATATCACGGAGGAAGAATGTGGCTTGCGTTGTTGAAGAGATGATGTCATAACCTTAATAGTTATCACGCTATCATCTCGCTGTTAATGTGCATGGATGCCAAAGCATAATGGAATGAGGGATCATTTTGgccataaaaaaatgtactcaGGATGACATATGTGTCTCGATTAAGATACAGCTGTTTTAGATTTACAGGAGGCACTAATAGAGCGACTCCCTTTAACGAAGAAAGAAAACTTTTGGCGTTTTAATAGAAAGCACAGATTTCCTCCCGGACATTAATATGACATTTATCTCACACATTCATAGCTGAATATCTGGAGCTTGGATGGCTAGTGGCAGTCGGTTTGGATTTATACAGAAAAGAATCAATACTGAACTCAATTCCCTATGTTCTGAAGTGCGTAGTCTGGGGAATGTGAGCGTTCTGCTCAAAAATATCCACAGGCATGCAGGGAAGTTTCAGATGTCACAGACACAGCTTTTATTCAGCGTTATTTAAACTCTGAGCTCAGCTCGAAACTCTATGCGGTTCTCATTCAACCTCACATCTCAAATCTTCACCTACAATCCTGACGATAATGAGGAGAAATATCCTTTTAAACGTTtggttaagacaaaaatgatgGATCATTGTGAGCCAACAAAGTACAAGTCGAATGATTTGAATGCGTTCCTAGAGAAAACACTCAGATGTATAACAGGGAGACAAAATGGCCAGCTGGTGAAAACATTTTGGTTAAAACTCTGTCTGCAAGAACAGAAAACGTCAAATCAGGTCTCTATCACCGGTGAGGAATGAATCTCATGTTGATCAGCAGTCAGAGAACAACTTCTTCAAGCATATAATATATCTTGGTTCTTGATCCACTCCTCCTTCTGTTCCAGGCCGTCTACACACCACCAACTCAGTTTATTTCTACCGTACATGGATCCATAATGTGCTTCTACACACCTGATCACTGTTATCATGATTCTGTTGTGGGACATGAAATCAATAGACAGAAGCAGAAATTGCTATCTCTGTAAAGATAAGTATTGGCTGAGGTTCAAAAGTAcggtgtttgtttaaaatattgtaagGGGGATTTGGAAATCAATAAACCTACTCTCATAGCACAGGTTTAATTTAATATCCTTAACGAAAAATATAagtgtaaaacatatttactatagtaaactagTAACTTGTATAGCCTACGGTTCACTGTAGGAAAATTGTaatcacagaattttcacatatatttgaaatatgagAGATGTAAACATGAAACATGTAATTTCACTGCATTTTTGCAGCTCCAGCTACTGgaatattactttatattatagtattttttacagtgtaatgcATTGTAGTACTGTATACTAGAGTACTCTGTAGTATTAAACAGCCCAATAGTAAATTGATTACCTGTGGTAAATACTGTAGTGTGCAGCaatatttactacagttaagttaaaaaatattacataggCTACTTAAGAATTTCAGTACAGTCTACCATAAAAATTCTAAAGTATACCATTTTTTCATTGATTTAGAAATAAACtcgatttttttctcatttactagttgactttcttctgtagaacatattttgaagatatgtgaccctggatcacaaaactagtcttaagtagcacgggaacctttttagtaaaagacaaaaatacgttgtatgggtcaaaatgatcgatttttcttttatgccgaaaatcattaggatattaagtaaagatcatgttcaatgaagatatttcgTAAAtttctaccttaaatatataaactttatttttgtaagtgggtggcctgccacagtgccccagattaacaacttcaaaggcaattttctcaatatttcgatatttttgcactctcagaatccagagttttaaacggttgtatctcagacaGATATTATCCGATTCTAGCAACTCacacatcaatggaaagcttattcagacttcagattatgtaaaaatctcaaattggaaaaattgacccataagactggttttgttgtccagggtcacatattttgaggaatgttggttcCATGTGACTTccgttgtatgaacacaaaaccacgaaaacaattctcaaaacatcttcttttgtgcttcacAGCAAAAAGAGTGACATACAGGTTTCGAACTCCACAAGGATGAACAAATGACAGGATtcttatttttaggtgaacgaTCCCCTTAACAGCTCAATTTTTTATTGCGTTAAGGCTTTTCCATGGTTGCTGCAGTAACCGTATGTTTTAGACTTTTCAATAATTGAGTCTTGCGTTTTTGTTCCGTATTCCACAGCTCGCACAAAGCGCTGATTATCCCACAGCAGCACAGAGGGAAGGGGCGGGGCTACCGCGAATGCCTTCGCTTTCTCATAAAGCTTATTGGTTGTTCAGTCACTGTCCTGGCTTCTAGAGCGTCCCGTACGTGCGGAGATGCTTTTGTGTGGCCTTCTCCTCATGTGGACTCACTTATTTTCACAATGCCAGTTGAACCAAGTTCACCAATTCCAGACTCTCAGTTCTTCATTTACAAGTGCTTTTCTGAAAACCAAAAACTTATTGGGAAAAGATTCTTTAAATGAACATATTATTGGGCCTTTCATTGCAATGGGTCGTCATGGTGACAAAAGAACTGTACGCCCTGTGGAATTACATGACGTGCATCCGAACAACCCATAATGCAACATGCAACTCTAACATGTCATTTTCTGTCCATATAAAACCTCTTCTGATCTCGATTAAGGCATCCCGTAGGCTAACCCAAACTGGCAAGGGATCGGCAGACTGGTTCAACACTTCTGGAATGTTCCATGCTCGCACCATTTTGCTATTCAGCCGTTTTTGGCACACAATGCGGCCCACTGGAAGCCGAAAAGGTCATGACATTAGAAGCGTGATTCCTTTTAGTGGTGTGCAAGATGTTCCAAATCCATTTATGAAAGTCATTGAAGCATTTTATCTggacttagtttttttttggacttttaaaataaagtccaAATAAATATCTggactttattttatttctaaaataaaatgccTGTGCCAGACAATTCACTTGAAACCAAATCTATAAGGATGGAAAGTCCACACAAGCACAAGACGCAGCATTTGCATGAATTACTCTGACTTTCTCGATCGAGTTGCTCTACTTTAGATTCCACACGCTGTGGTTATATAACCATTTCCAGAAACCGTGGTCTATCGACAGGAGGAGCAGCTTCCAAATGTCTTTGAGGGTAGCCTCAAAAACACAAGATTTATAGCTGCGCTAAGGCCCAGTGCCACTTCAATTCACCCTCATAAAATATACACGAGCACGGAACCAAGTAATGAAATCAGGGCTGTACAGAAACCACACCTCAGCATTGCAGGACAACTGCAAACCACCCCTCTTAACTCCAAAAAAACCAAgcctgacatttttttatccatTTCATTCTGATCAAAGTACAGAGAGCAAGTAGAATTTGAGGATGATGATAAAGACGCAATCCTTCAAAGGTCCGAATGCAAATGTAGTTTGCGAAACAGATGCTTGGAGAGTTGATATTTCaatagtttatttataacataaaaCGTATTCATATCAAAAGAACCATATGCCAGAAGAATGGTTTACACTTAAAAGCAGGGCAATAAATACATTGGGAAAAAAATTGGACATTATGGCACGTAAAttaaaaaactacataaagAAATATAGTGGAATGCTTTTTTTTAGCTTGTCCAGTTTGCAAAAACTTCAGATTTAAAATACTTCCAGTGATAGGGAAatttaaacaagaaaacacTTAATTAAAATGGAATGTCTTTAAAAGGCTTTTTTGTCTGTCATGCATTGTTGTGTAGcaacatttgaatgaaaatggGCTTTCAATATGCTCCAAGATCTgaagacacaaaaaaagcaaagcACATGGCAAACTAAAAAATTACTGCACAACTGGAACTTCTTCCGTACttcatataaaatgtttaaaaataacaactCAATTTCACCATTAAGACGGCAGATGTGTGATAATCATTCAAGACACTGCCACCCGCACACATGCCCTGGAGGGGTGGGTTAATTGTGGGAGACGAAGGCCATAGCAAATGACTTGCTCTGTTTACATACACTGTGTTAATACTGCTCTAACATTTTTTCTCTAGTAGTCGATGCCCTGGTCCTTGTAGTGCCCTCTGTACTCGTCATGGTATCCTCCCTGATACTCTTCATCCTGATATTCTGCCTGATAGTCACTGTCGCTGATTTCCGAACCATTTGTACCGGTCCCCTGGCTCCCGTTGGTGTGAACGGCAGCATCCGTGGGGGTCGCGCAGTATTTGGGATCATACACCTGCCTGCCCAGCCCGTACACGCTCATGCCCTTCTGAGACGCCACTTTATTGGTGCCCATCTGCAAGGAGATGGTGGAGTTGTCCATTGCCTGCAGGGCTGCCTTTTGGTCAAAGATATCCCGCCTGGTGCCTGGAGCAGACATTCCAGCCTGGAGAAAGATGATTGTTAAAATGGTTGTTGCCAATAATTTTGGGTGTTGTGTTTAATGAGTGTACCTGGCTGGCTCCTTTGTTGGTGCCCATTTGCAGGCTGATGGTGGTCTGGTCGTAGGGCTTCTCTGTTTGTGTCTTTGGGTCGTACAGGTGTCTCCTGGTCCCGTAAGCGGTCATGCCAGCCTGGCTTGCACATTTGTTGGTTCCCATCTGAAAGGATATGTACAAACACTTTAATcacatatattttaatcaaattaaatagcgttttagaaacaaatatatataaacagtaaCATTTTCAACATGGCCACTGGTCTAAATATGATTTGAAAAACCACaaatttagaaatgttgccGCAGTAATAagctgaaataagtttaagatgctaaaatatatatatatatagataataaggaaaaatataaatgaaaagaaaatgttatttatattttttccttactctatatatatatatacatatttatattttttccttccttatatattgtatatatatatatatatatatatatatatatatatatatatatgtgtatatatgaaaatgttatttatatttaaaaaaatataaataacattttcatttataaaatattacatatttatattattataaaatcacataataaaattgcaaaaaatttaacaaaagttaacctaaaaacaaaaagctaaataaaaatattaatagatCTACAAAAAACAACTGCACTTAGGTTTTTGATGTTATGCGTGCACGAACATTAAGAATGTTCTGAGAAGTGCGTTTATAACCTGAAGTCCAATGACACACTGGCCCGCCTTCATCTTCTCTTCATCAAAACTCCTCTGCTGCTTATCTGCGTATTTCACCCCAATGTCAGAGTTTGTTTCTATGCCTTTGGTCTTTGCCTGcaagaaaaaaagttttattattGATTAAGATATGTATTAAATTATTCAACATATGAATAACTGAAAGATGTTTAAATTAAGGATCGAATTCCATCTTGATGTTAAACGTACCATGCTGGCCAAAGCGAGAAGTGTGGTCTGGACCTGTGTCATGTTCCCGTTTTCAAAGAGGTCGTTGGCTTCAAAGATGTCGTTGTGCTTCAGTCCGTAGGCTAAGATGGCTTTGATGAAGTTCCCAAGATTCTCTAACTGAGACAACAACAGGAACAGTGAGGGTGTGTTTCTTAGTAACCTAACTGGTTAACTCTGCTTTTTCTTTGAGGATAAAAGAGCTAGTTGTTGCTGGATGTGTTGAAGAGTGTTTGAATGGGTCCATTTATATTCTTCAATCCactttgtgtttacacaaaaatatacaatgagAACAAAGATCTTAAGGTATTTTGGCTTTCCACCATTGTGTCATCATGTGATGATCCTAAGCTTAAAAATATTTACCTTATGCCAGTTCAACTGTGAGtggtttattttctttatggaTCCAGGCTGATGTTTGTTTATCAATCTAAAAAGtaacaaacagtaaaaaagtCAAGTAAACATTCATTCCTATTACATAATCATCACCTAAACATTATTCCCCGGtatcacagacaaggcttaagactcggctcagactaaaataaaagtttgagctgacaaatatgtttttatccTTGCTTAAGCTAAgccatgtctgtgaaaccgggcctcaATGCATGTACAGTAGATTGAtttcaaactgacatttccttcAAAATTGTAACCAACAACAACTtataatcattatatttatacataaaaatctgttaaaatttAGTGCAAGGTAGAGAGACCTTTTTTTTACCCTGAAAAAAGTTAGTTTTAAAGAACCAGGTAAAGTAGTAGTTCaccctcaaaataaaagtcggtcatcttttactcaccctcttgtcatttcaaacctttttcaaaggctttcttcagctgaacacaaaagatattttgaaaaatgttggtaaatgaACAGCACacccccccattcacttccattgtaaccaatgcaagtgaatgggagggtcttaacaacattcttcaaaatatcttttgtgttctgcggaagagagaaagaggatgaGTTAATAattatagaattttcattttgacatAGAGGACAGACTCACTCGCAAAGAATGACACCATCCTTCAGACCCTTCTGAAAGTTTTCTCCGATGGGCATTCCAGTCACCTCCTCGATCCAGAAACGAAGCTCCTCCTCCTTCTGTAGGTCATATTTCTGCGCGATCTGTGAGTGACAGAAGGAATAAGCCAATGAGTGAGCTATCTAACCATCAGTCATTCAGGAGTCAAACTGGCTTTGTGAGGTCTGCTGTACACTGTCcatacatcatcatcatcctctgGACTGCGTGtgtacatttgtgaccctggacaacaaaaccagtcttatgggtcaatttttcaaaattaacatttttagatcatctgaaagctaaataattgagctttctattgatgtatgagttgttaaggataggacaatatatggcGGAGATTCCagatctggaatctgagggtgctaaaaaatctaaacattgagaaaatcacctttaaagATGTTcatcagaggtgctgtagcaggccatccactaacatttttaagtatttagagcaggacatttaaaaaatatcttcatggaacatgatctttacttaatatccaaatgattttgggaataaaagaaaatttataattttcatacaatttatttttggcttttactaaaaaagttccAGTGCtacataagactggttttgtgatccagggtcacatttgagcATTCATACACACATGCTTATCTCAGCCACTGTATTGTGCTTGGCTGATCTTCACATAGCAAAACATGTTTGCTTTAAACCACATGACAAACAGACccttacattttaaatcattagacattttttctttcatgttaACTCCACCAGAGCCTTTGGAAACCATCAAATTTAACTAAGCGTAATTCAATCGGATGGAACAGAACTCTTTTTTTGGTGTTGTTGGGCTTCATACTTTGTTTCAGAGTTGGGCTGCTTGCTATTAAAGCATGTGATGTAATTCTGACATGAGATTCAGTCAACAACAAAGCAATAAACCCCACAGAGTTGCAGTGTAAAGTAGGGGTTGCACGAACTAGTCGacattaaagagtacataacatgacatcatgaaaatgacatttcattgaGTATGCaatgttgccatgtttgaaagGTTAGCACTTGAATGAATAAAGTTATTGCCTTGGAAAAAAAGaagttgactctgaatcacgcaaacgagtcgtccctagtctgATTTGAGAGCTGCCACGAAtctacgtcactacatatagtctccgcctacgttttgctaggactgcccacgaaaacttcactcttctcccccaaacactctagctcgtgagcctcattcacagtagaccaatcacatcaaACTAGCccagcggaaaggaggggattagacagatgaatcgcaaCACCAATCATTTGCGAggcagtcaagaagtaaggtaaaaGTAACtacctattattacgaaataatcGTTTTTACACCTATGTAAAGacacttgttgttggacactccataaaccaaattAGGACCTtcaaa
Proteins encoded:
- the cnn3a gene encoding calponin-3a — protein: MTQFNKGPAYGLSAEVKNKIAQKYDLQKEEELRFWIEEVTGMPIGENFQKGLKDGVILCELINKHQPGSIKKINHSQLNWHKLENLGNFIKAILAYGLKHNDIFEANDLFENGNMTQVQTTLLALASMAKTKGIETNSDIGVKYADKQQRSFDEEKMKAGQCVIGLQMGTNKCASQAGMTAYGTRRHLYDPKTQTEKPYDQTTISLQMGTNKGASQAGMSAPGTRRDIFDQKAALQAMDNSTISLQMGTNKVASQKGMSVYGLGRQVYDPKYCATPTDAAVHTNGSQGTGTNGSEISDSDYQAEYQDEEYQGGYHDEYRGHYKDQGIDY